A stretch of the Phycisphaerae bacterium genome encodes the following:
- the rpmA gene encoding 50S ribosomal protein L27 — protein MAHKKGQGSSRNGRDSNAQRLGVKLFGGEFAKAGAIIVRQCGTPFKPGRFVGRGRDDTLFALVEGTVVFNGSKVDIQPN, from the coding sequence ATGGCTCATAAGAAAGGTCAAGGCTCATCACGCAACGGGCGCGACAGCAATGCCCAGCGCCTTGGCGTCAAGCTCTTCGGCGGAGAATTCGCCAAGGCTGGCGCGATCATCGTCCGGCAGTGCGGAACGCCGTTCAAGCCCGGACGATTCGTCGGCCGCGGCCGAGATGACACCTTGTTCGCCCTGGTTGAAGGAACCGTGGTGTTCAACGGCAGCAAGGTCGACATCCAACCG